The region AAAAACTCCTCTGCTTCCGGACGAGTGATACTGTCCTTCAAGTACTTTTCCATCATCAACGAAGCAATGGGAGCGGCATAGGTAGCTCCAAAACCTGAATTCTCCACCATAACGGCAATGGCAATTTTGGGATCGTCCTTTGGCGCAAAACCAACAAATAAACTATGGTCTTTCCCGTGTGGATTTTGAGCAGTACCCGTTTTACCGCACATAATGATACCCGGAATTTTTGAACGGGCTGCAGTTCCGGCTTCCACCACCATTTGCATGCCTTCAATCACTTCTCTGAAATAGGCTGTGTCAATATTGGTTTGGTTGCGATTGGTAAATTTCGTAAAAGGTTTACCATCAATGGCTTTCACAATGTGAGGCGAAACATAGTATCCTTTATTAGCTACAATGGCAGTCATATTAGCCATTTGCAAAGGTGTTGCTCCCAATTCGCCTTGTCCGATAGATAAACTGATAACGGTTAAAGATTTCCAACGGTTTTTGCCATGGTACTTGTCGTAATAGTCGCCTGTTGGAACTATCCCCTTTAATTCATTCGGCAAATCGGTATTAAATTTCTTCCCAAATCCAAAACTCAACACATGGTTACGCCACATATCATAACCTTCCCGGGTGGTTTTGCGGCTATCAATTATGGACCTAAAAACCTGACAATAATACGCATTGCAACTGTACTGGATACTTTGCCTTAAATTCAACGGACTGGAATGGGGGTGACAACCAATGTGCAAAGAGCCGTAGCTAATCCCTTTAGAACAACTGTAACTGGTGCTTGGAAAAGTTACCTTCTCCTGCTGTCCAATTAAGGCATTGGCAATTTTAAAGGTTGAACCGGGCGGATACATCGCCATCAAAGCCCTGTTAAAAAGGGGTTTTAACGGGTTTAAGGCTAAACTTCGGTAGTTTTTACTTCTTACCCTACCCACCAGTTTATTGGGGTCGTAAGCCGGAGAAGAAACAATGGCCAAAATTTCCCCGGTTTTAGGTTCAATAGCCACCACACTCCCAATTTTATTCTGCATCAACTTTTCACCGTACTTCTGCAATTCCAAATCCAAGGTGGAAGTTAACCTGGCACCAGCTCTTCCAATCGTGTCAAACTGACCTCCCATGTAGCTTCCTTTCTCCCTCCCGTGCACGTCTACCATCACCACCCTCACCCCCTTTTGCCCACGTAAATACTCTTCATAACTTTTCTCCATCCCACTCATCCCAATGTAATCGCCTTGTTTGTAGTATGGATTTTCCTTCACCATTTTCTCATTTACCTCACCTACATAACCCAAAATATGGGCGGCTGCCCGGTCCTTGTATTTTCGAAGGGTACGGGTCTGACAATAAAATCCGGAGAATTTATACAACTTCTCTTGCAAAACAGCATACGTTTCTTTATCAATTTGTGCTTCGAAAATGCTGGGCTTGTACTTGGAATAGGCCTTTACTTTTACCATTCGCTCCAAAAACTCGTCCTTGGAAATGTCCAAAATATTGCACAAATCCAAGGTGTCGATTCCTTTCACCTGCCTGGGAACAACCATTAAATCATAAGCCGCTTCGTTGGTTACCATTTGCCTTCCTTTTCGATCGTAAATTATCCCCCGTGC is a window of Bacteroidia bacterium DNA encoding:
- the mrdA gene encoding penicillin-binding protein 2: MDQRSFERQYVFISICLLVGLVYIARLFYIQVIDDSYKLSANNNVLRYVTEFPARGIIYDRKGRQMVTNEAAYDLMVVPRQVKGIDTLDLCNILDISKDEFLERMVKVKAYSKYKPSIFEAQIDKETYAVLQEKLYKFSGFYCQTRTLRKYKDRAAAHILGYVGEVNEKMVKENPYYKQGDYIGMSGMEKSYEEYLRGQKGVRVVMVDVHGREKGSYMGGQFDTIGRAGARLTSTLDLELQKYGEKLMQNKIGSVVAIEPKTGEILAIVSSPAYDPNKLVGRVRSKNYRSLALNPLKPLFNRALMAMYPPGSTFKIANALIGQQEKVTFPSTSYSCSKGISYGSLHIGCHPHSSPLNLRQSIQYSCNAYYCQVFRSIIDSRKTTREGYDMWRNHVLSFGFGKKFNTDLPNELKGIVPTGDYYDKYHGKNRWKSLTVISLSIGQGELGATPLQMANMTAIVANKGYYVSPHIVKAIDGKPFTKFTNRNQTNIDTAYFREVIEGMQMVVEAGTAARSKIPGIIMCGKTGTAQNPHGKDHSLFVGFAPKDDPKIAIAVMVENSGFGATYAAPIASLMMEKYLKDSITRPEAEEFLLKANLLPDSLKYRMTVFQADSIKQKKIERLQDSIKRKEREDQIKKQLLEEEKKREQRKNALKLSRALKEAEKQDHPVIEKEQPKKPKKNSGPAPMKRQRKQAKQREL